GGGAAGCTTCACAGATGGAAGTCATGTGGAACGGCTTACGGTCGGATAATCTGCAAACCGTGGCGACCGACCACTGCGGCTGGAACTTGGCGCAGAAAAAAGCCAAAGAGCGGGTCGAAGAACTGCTGCCCGGCATGTCCAATCTCGAAACCATCATGCCTATGCTCTACTCCGAAGGCGTAGGCAAAGGGCGGCTGTCGCTCAATCGCTTCGTCGAAGTCATCTCCACCAACCCGGCGAAACTGTTCGGCCTCTACCCGCGGAAAGGCACGATTGCCGTCGGCTCGGATGCCGACATCGTCATCTTCGACCCCAAGAAGGAAGTGACGATTCGTCATCGCGATATGCACTCGCGGGCAGACTACGAATTGTACGAAGGGTTTCGGGTCACCGGCTGGCCGACCCACACGCTCTCGCGAGGAGAAGTCATTGTCGAGAACGGTCACGTGTTGGGTTCGTCGGGCCGCGGCAAACTGCTCCGGCGGAAAAAGTTTTCGCCGATGTAGGAAGCCTCACGCGGCGATACAGCCTGTCGGTTCGCGTTGTTGCCCACCGAACTGAGACCTTTCTGGTTCGGTGGGACCTGCAAGCGTGCGGGAAATGCAGTCGAACTCACCTTCCGCATGTACTGTTGACTTCTTCGTGAAGATGAAATGCTCTTCCATCTTCGCCCTCACCTCACCCATGTGGGTAAAGTACTGGCGGAAGCCGCCGTCATAGTTGCCGTCCTGCCGACGATTGGACTCGCCCTCGAAGTTGTAGTATCCCGGCGTGCAATCCTGGTTGCGGGTGGTCTTGCTGCGGTGCTTGATGACTTCCTGCACCCACAACTCCTCGGCGAACTTCTGCTTGATGCTCTCGTAGTATCCTTGGGGCTTTGCGGCCTTCACTGCTTGAGAGCCACCGCAATGATACGGGCACCATCCCGACGTATGCCCTCGGGCGTGCGGTACTGCTCCAGTTCACGCATGATCTCTTCACGGGCTGTCGTGCGTAGCTCTGTCGGCAAGTGGCCGAGGAAATTTCCGAACGAACTCGCTTCGGCGAACTCGATGGTCGCCGCTGGTGTCGGATGATAGCGTACATGGGGTCGCACTTCTATTTTTTGTACTGCAAACCCAGTCTGCTCTAAAAGACTCCTGAGTTCGCTCGCGCCAACGCGATGCGCCATACCATCCGAGGCTTCGGTGTAACGGCTGTACGGTTCGCGCGCGAGCACGAGCGCCTTGATCGTCTGTAGCTGGTTAGGGTGATCCTTGGAACCAGTCGAAATGCCAAGTCGGCCCCCTTTTTTCAGCACGCGATAGATCTCTCGTAGCGGCCCCAACTTGTCCGGCAGCCAGTGCAACACCGCGTTGAGATATACGACATCGAAGCTTGCTTCAGGAAAGTCGCGCAAATCGTTGGCCGTACCGACCGTAAAGCGAAGGTTCGGCCGCCCTTTCTGCTGCGCGAGCGCGATCCGCAGCGGTAACGGATCGATCCCGACAACAGAACCTGTGGGACCGACGAGTCCGGCCATATACTCCGCCAGCAGACCAGTGCCGCTGCCCACATCGAGCACCTTTTCCCCCGGCGCGACGGCGAGTTCTTCAATCAGCATCTGCCCTGCCTTGAACTGGTGTGCGGCGCTGACTTGTTCGTAGTGATGCGCCAGCTCCTGGGTATCCAAAGTCAAACTGACGGTGGACATGCCTTCCTACCTTTCCGTGCTTGGGAGTGTTCCTTTATCTCTTCCGCATGATGAGGAGTCCCACAGATGAAGAGATACGCTCGTATCAACGTCCCCGGTAGACAGGAGGGCGATGCTCAAGGAACGCGTGGAGGGATTCCTGGAGATCTTCTGACTGCTGGAGTTCACACATATATTGCTGAGCGCGCTCGGCTATTTCTTTTGGCGCCGGACGACGACTGAGTGTACGCAGTAGCCGGAGGTTATAGTCCACGGCCAATGGTGGGCGCCGTACGATTTCTGCTGCAAATTCCATCGCCGTTTCCAACAGTCGTTCGGGCTCCGCCAGCCGATTGATAAACCCCACCTGGTGCAGCCGCTCGGCCGTCACTCTACCACCCGCCGCCAGTTCGGCCGCAACGGCGTAGGGCAGGTTCTCGCGGAGTAAGACCAGGTCGTAGCCGGCCACAACGCCGTGCGCGACCTCGGTAATCTCGAAGACCGCAGACGGTACGGCAATGCGAAAGTCCGCATACGATGCAAAGAAGAACCCGCCTCCTAACGCATAGCCGTTGACTGCGGCGATGGTAGGCTTTTCGAGCTCCTCATGCCAAAAAGGGTCGCGAATGGGGATCTGCGGCACCCCCAATCCCTGCTCGCCGCTGGCGAAGCGTTCTTTAATGTCCATCCCCGAGCAGAACGTGTTGCCGGTGCCGGTAAGGATGGCGATTCTCGCGTCCTTATCAGATGCGAAGCGTTGCCAGCTTTCGGCCAACCCCAGCATGAGCTCCCGGCTCATGGCATTACGGCGCTCAGGCCGGTTCATAGTGATGATGACGATAGGCCCGCGTTTCTCGTATTCGACGACTGCCATTACTCCCTCCTTCTGGCGCTGAGACTGGAAGAGCTGGAACGTTAACACCCACATGGTGTTGCAGCAAGAGAAAACCACAGAAGCTGTCGAAGTGGTAAATACAAGCCTTCACCCATCTATATCACTCCTTCCTCCTCGCTTGAATTCCTGGCCGTAAAGACAGAGCTTGCCGTACCTATTCGCCGACGGCGCCTGGCATGTTAAACTTGACGCGTGATGACAACCGGACGACGATGGACCATCGTGGACCGCGGTGGACGAGAGATCTATCTGACGCAAGAGCGCTGGGAACACATCATTTGATAATTTAGTTGCAGACAACACACATATTGTCGCCATTGTACTATTTCGATTCAACGAGGATGAGATTGGCGCGCCTCTCTCCAACAATTACCTCGTCACAGCCTATCAGAAGGCGATGAGGTGATCCGATGACTACACCAATGCTACACTACGACGAAATCAGCGATACCTTGTCTATTTCCTTCGCTCCCGGTGAACATGCGACCGGAATCGAACTCAACGAACACATCCTCCTGCGTATCAACCGAGCCGCGCGCCGCGCGGTCGGGCTTACCATATTTGAGTATTCTCTGCTGGCGCAGCCGACAGAAGTTGGCCCGCGCAGTGTGCCGCTCAGCGGGCTTGCCCAGCTGTCGGCAGAGCTACGAGAGTTAGTGCTGGAAATCGCCCAGCGTCCGCCTGTCAGTGACTTCTTGATGTTATCCGCTTACACACCGTCGGCAGTCGAGATGATCCCCATTACTTCCGTGCGGCCCATCCCGAAGGCGGCGTAGCCCAAGAAGAGTTGGGATTCACTTTGTTTATCCCAGCCTACGGTCCTCAAAGAAGTCAATACGCAGGCCTGACCCCATTTCCGCTGAAAGATCGGCTGCCATCCCCTGCGCCATCACATGGGGCAGCACACCGGGGGTATCCAGTCGGAGAACACGCAGCATAGCGCCGGGCTGACCATAACCCGAATTTCCCTGCAACGTTCTCTAGACCTCGGCGTCTAGGGTCTCACGTTACAGAATTTCAACGGTCAGGGACGTGTTTCCTGACTTTTGGCGCTTAGTTCTCGTTTCAAGCCCGTAAACGCGGCTTCTTCGAGATCGATTCGCTCTTGAATCACACGTTTTAGCCAGGCTGCGACGCTCGCTTCTCTATGGAGCCGGGCAAAGAATGCCGCACGAGCTACGAGGTCAGCGGAAAACGGCACTGGAGCGGCCTTTGCTTTGCGGATTCGGACTGGTGTTGTCCATGCAGCATCGTCGTCCGCTTGTGCTATGACGATTTTATCTATCGCGTCCTGAGGGGGTTTTGCTTTTGTTCGGGTCTTCATCCGTCCCAGCCTGTGATAATGCGGACCACATTCCCTGGCTTGAGCTGAAAAATAATCTTCAATTTCCTTCCGCCAATGGTTCTCCCCAAGAGTTGATAGCGGTCTCGGTATGATTTATTGCGGCGGATGACAAAATCAGAGAAAAAACATTCAACGGCTTCCTCGAACGTCACGCGATGGGCCGCAAGCTCGTCTCGTTCAAAATCATACTCGAAATCGACCGGGGTGAACCTGTGCCAGTTCACCATTCCTTAATCTTTTCCTGTCTTTGTGGTCAGCACGCGGGAGAAACGTAGCACGTGAAGCCGTACAGCAAAAGCTACGTGTCGGTGTGGCGGAGAAACGGCGAGAGTTCTTTATTGAGGTCCCCGGAGGACTTGCTGACATGGCGTTCGCCTCTTCAGCGTGTCTTCCCTAACAATCGAGCCCCCTCAATCCCCATCGTCGCGGTGTGCCACGGGCAGCTGGTCTGCCCGTGGGTGTCCCCAGTAGCAGTGATTGACCGCTCAGAAATTGACGTATAGTAAATTCTCTATACTGCTGTAGGTAAGCCCTTGGCTAGTTTTGAAACGCCGGTGCTCCGCCCTATCGTCCGGATGGGAAATTCGCAAAGGAACCTTCAGGCATTCCCGGAAAGAGCGCAGAAGCTGAAAAGCAGGACGTGGACTTGATTAAGCAGCGTTACTCGGCAGCAAAGGAACTGGCAAAGCATGAGCAAGAAAAACCAGAGACACATTGAAGGTGAAGAAGGCTCCGGCAATGTGTTTACCGATTTAGGGTTGGCGGATGCCGACGAGCTTTTCACCCGGGCGCAAATGGGGTTCCATGTCTATACCATTCTCAAAGACAAGAAGCTCAAACAGCGCGAGATTTCCTCTCTGCTCGGCATTGCTCAGCCGGATGTTTCCCATCTGATGAACGGCCATTTTAGCCGCTTTACCACCGATAAACTGCTCGATTTTCTCAAACGTCTGGACCGCAAAGTCACCATCCGCATCAGCCCGCACAAACCGGGGGAGCCGTATCAGGAAGTTGGGTTTACAACATGACGCGGAGGATAGTGCCGAAAGGGGTCATAGGAAAAGCCGAGGAAGCGGGAGAGGTCGCGGCGTGTGGCTTCCCCTGTTCCCCGCGCCCTTGCATGGTGCAGCACACCGAAGGCATCGAGTCGGGGTCCACGCGGCAGAGCGCCGGGCTGACCATACCCCGAATTTCCCTACAACGTCCCCTAGACTCCGGAGCACCTCGCTCGCCTCCTAGCCGTAGCTTGCTTTTAAGGACAGGGATGAATCCACTATCTGCACCAGCCACGGCGGGCTCGATGACAGTCGAACGTCGAGGAGTTCTCCTGGTTCGATCTTGTATAGCCCGCCAGCGTGGACGCGCCAGCTCTCGCTCATGGTTTCCCGTGCGGTCCCCTGAAGCAGTGCGAACATCTCCGCAGCAACTCCAGGCCGGTCCTGGAGTAGTCTCGCGAGCGCCGCACGCGGGTAGAGCATCAGATAAGTATTGGTTACGACTGCGTCTGACTTGTTCCATATGAAGCGTATTGGAGGGGCATCTGCTCGACGGCGGCCCATATATGTGCAGAGAAAGGGTGCAGGTTCGCGCTGTTCCTGTTTGTACCACGGATGTCGCTGTCGCACGAGATAGCGATCGAGTATACCCAGACCTCTGGCCGTCATCAGATACTCCATCAGGCGTGGGTGCTGAGTTCTGATTTCATCCTCTGTCAGGTGGTAGTCAAGCAGGCAAAGCTGGGGGTACACTTGCGGGTAGCCGTCTGCCTCTCTTTCGACAATATCCGTCTCAAGGGTCCGCGCTTTCGGGAGGACCGGACGCAAAGCGTCTTTAGGGATTCCGAGCCGTGCGGCTGCCTCTCTTTTCATGACAAAGAAGTCATTTGCACCTGTGGCTATGCCGCGGCGCACAACGAAGATATCCCTGATACGAACGTCAGACGAGCGGTACTTGCTCAAGGGGCGTCTTGGGATGAACCATTTGGCTTCGCGACGCAGCACTTCCACGCGAACGCGTTCACTTGTTGTGGGATTACCAAGCGTACCCCCCGCGCTCAGGATGGCTGTTTGTCCAACGCAAGGAGGGTGGTTACGAAACGCAATGACGGCCGGCAGGACTAGCGCGTTCTCGAATTGAGGATCATCATGACCGAACTGATGAATGCGGACAAGCTGAACTCTATGCGTTAAGTAGTGGCGAATCGCAGCCCCGTAGGCCGTCTGCATAAACTCGGAAGGAACAAGCCATGCAGCGACTGCGTCCTGCTTCATCCATGCATGGCTCAGAAGCAGGAAGTACACGTACAGACCAGAACGTGCGCTGACCCGCATTCCCATGTTCACTGATGCGCGTTCTCGTAACTCCTGTTTGTACTTCGAGGGGATGCCCTGGTGCCTGAGGTAAGGCGGATTCGCGAGAATCAGCGTCCTCGGCGGCAGTCGCTCCATATGAAGGTAGTCTCCGCGTATTACCTCCATTCCCCTGTGCGACCATCGCCATTGAGCCGCGGCAACTTGCTGGATGCTGATGTCAATGCCAATCGCTGAGGCGACCTGCTTTTGAGATATGGCTTGAAGAAGCGCTGAGTAGAAAGCGCCCGTGCCTACGGCCGGATCACCAAAATGGACTCGGGACCCGGTTGGATCAATCAGGCCCACCGCGTACTCCGCGATTTCGCGTGCGAGTTCAGGAGGAGTAAGGTGTATTTCCGGCTCGTCACTCTTGCCGACATTAGTTCTCTCCGTGTTGTTCGTGGACTGCCCGTAGTCGAACCCAATCTTGCGGAAATTGGCTGTCGCTTGGCGCAGATGGTTGCAGATGGCTCGAGATAGCTTGAGTCTCTGCTGGTCGGATAGGTTGACTAAATACTGCCAACTCAGATGCTCGGACGTCGCATTGTAGAAAATCTGTTCAAGGATCGCCTTGTACTCTCGAGGAGTCTGCTCCCGTCTTGACCTACGGGGCTTAATTTTAATTCTGGTCAGGGCGGTATCGCGTGGAAGTGGAACTCTGAACTGCCACTCGAAGCTCTTGAGCACTTTCAGCAGTGCCTTCGCTAACTTCGTGGACTTACCGTCGTAGACAGTGATATGAAACTCGCTTGCCGGATAATGCGGCTTGTGCTCAAGCGGCACCAAGTCATCGGACTTGCACCTGATGAAGACAGTTCTACTTGTCGCTGGGTCGGTGGCCTCCAGGCCGAACGATCCAGGTGCTATTAGATCGATGTATATAACTTTAGTACTTAGGTATTCTTTCGGAATGGACAGCCGCTCGAAATACCGAACCGTGACATGCGGCCGTGACATGGATGCTGGTTCACACACATTGCGAAGCAGCTCTAGGTGCGGTCCGACGACATCGTCGTCGATGTATAGCACAAAGACGCTTGCCACCCTAAATCACCAAGTTCCGCAGTAATCTCAGTCTTGTATCAGTCTCGTCGATTGCCTGAAGCAACCTGAACATTGAGTCCCCATATTCATTTGCCTTCTGAAACATCTCGGTGCGCTTCTGCTTGTCTGAGAAGTGCCCCTCGAGCTCTACCGTTGGGAGACCGGTCATCTCGAGGAACCAGCTGTATCTATCAAGGACGTCGCGTACTGCGTTCTCTGCCGTGGGTACGAGGGAAGTGATCGACTGGAGACGCTCCCGAGGCGTGAGTCTCGTCAGTTCGACAACTTGCTCTTCGGTCACTGGGGCGGCGTGACTTCCTAAGGCGGCTATAGAAGCGAAACAGGTTGTCATCCTGCTGTACTTGAGCTTAAAGTTCCGGACCTTCTGCCGTGTTCTCCGTTCCTCAATGTCCTCGGCTTCTAGTAGAAAATTCCGCTTATTCTCGTAGTTGAGCAGAAGTGTCTTCCAGAAGCGGCAGATGTCATTGAGCAGGAACATCGGCTGGAACGTATGCTTGTGATCCGGGTAGTCCTTGAAGTATGAGTTGATGATCTTGGCAGTAATGTCGTCGAACACGGGTTTCCCATATAGGCAGTGACTCTCAAGGAGCAGCAGCATGCGTGCGGTGAAGTAGTTCTCGTGATCGTCTTTCCGGCTTCCCAGATTCGAGAGTATGTCGTTGGTGTGTAGAATAACCAAGTACTCGCTGTCATTCGAGAATTTGGGGAAATTCATCTTGTCCACGATCTCTATCACTTTACCGAAAAACCGCATAGAATTCGTGCGAGGCTCAGAGACATCGTCTTTGTTGCCGACGGTCAGGAAGAACATGTCGATGTCCGAGTATTCACTCGCTTCAAGCCGGGCATATGACCCTGCACCAAAGATGGTCAAACCCCGGAAGCTAGTGAGCTCCGGCAAATTCGCGAGTCGTTTGCGGAGCTCACCGAGTCGCATTCGCGAGTAGTCCGCTCTCCCACCATGTATGTTGTTGGTGACAGTCATCCCGCTTCCTTTCTTAAATGAACCTGATGAGCTGCGGCGGCGCAACTCCGTCATATTGCTCGCCAGCCGTTGGAGCTATCTATGCTATCGGTGTAATTAACACTATCCTATCGTAGAACAGTCCAAGTAATCCTACCACATCAACCCCCTTTCCGTAACTGTTCACGGGGCAAACTGTTCACAAACCCCACAAAAAATGGGCACTTCATTGCTAGCTCTCTGCTGGCGTTTCCCCTGCAAACCGGACCGGGAGCGAGTTAGGTTCCTCAATATTTGACCTGCTCCCTAATCTAGGACTAAGAGATAGCGGGAAAATTGGTCAGATGTCCCTTGGTGGTTAAAAAATTTAGAGGATGTCGTAGGGAATTTCGGGTTTGACAATAGTGCAAAGCTGCTCCCGATACGCCGCCTCCTGGCGGCCACGCCAGTATAGGGGACGTTCTTGAGTTAGGAGAATAAATGCGACCAGCAGGTCTAGTGCGCCGTGTCGTGTTCCAGGCTGGCGGAGTACTCGTCCACCGACGATGCTTCCAATCCTCCAGCTAAGATTTGCTGCCTTCTCCTTCCACGCTTCACGCGAATGACCCAGTCGCTG
The DNA window shown above is from Deltaproteobacteria bacterium and carries:
- a CDS encoding methyltransferase domain-containing protein; protein product: MSTVSLTLDTQELAHHYEQVSAAHQFKAGQMLIEELAVAPGEKVLDVGSGTGLLAEYMAGLVGPTGSVVGIDPLPLRIALAQQKGRPNLRFTVGTANDLRDFPEASFDVVYLNAVLHWLPDKLGPLREIYRVLKKGGRLGISTGSKDHPNQLQTIKALVLAREPYSRYTEASDGMAHRVGASELRSLLEQTGFAVQKIEVRPHVRYHPTPAATIEFAEASSFGNFLGHLPTELRTTAREEIMRELEQYRTPEGIRRDGARIIAVALKQ
- a CDS encoding enoyl-CoA hydratase/isomerase family protein; amino-acid sequence: MAVVEYEKRGPIVIITMNRPERRNAMSRELMLGLAESWQRFASDKDARIAILTGTGNTFCSGMDIKERFASGEQGLGVPQIPIRDPFWHEELEKPTIAAVNGYALGGGFFFASYADFRIAVPSAVFEITEVAHGVVAGYDLVLLRENLPYAVAAELAAGGRVTAERLHQVGFINRLAEPERLLETAMEFAAEIVRRPPLAVDYNLRLLRTLSRRPAPKEIAERAQQYMCELQQSEDLQESLHAFLEHRPPVYRGR
- a CDS encoding DUF2283 domain-containing protein, with the translated sequence MTTPMLHYDEISDTLSISFAPGEHATGIELNEHILLRINRAARRAVGLTIFEYSLLAQPTEVGPRSVPLSGLAQLSAELRELVLEIAQRPPVSDFLMLSAYTPSAVEMIPITSVRPIPKAA
- a CDS encoding BrnT family toxin, with translation MVNWHRFTPVDFEYDFERDELAAHRVTFEEAVECFFSDFVIRRNKSYRDRYQLLGRTIGGRKLKIIFQLKPGNVVRIITGWDG
- a CDS encoding XRE family transcriptional regulator; this translates as MSKKNQRHIEGEEGSGNVFTDLGLADADELFTRAQMGFHVYTILKDKKLKQREISSLLGIAQPDVSHLMNGHFSRFTTDKLLDFLKRLDRKVTIRISPHKPGEPYQEVGFTT
- a CDS encoding SAM-dependent DNA methyltransferase, producing the protein MSRPHVTVRYFERLSIPKEYLSTKVIYIDLIAPGSFGLEATDPATSRTVFIRCKSDDLVPLEHKPHYPASEFHITVYDGKSTKLAKALLKVLKSFEWQFRVPLPRDTALTRIKIKPRRSRREQTPREYKAILEQIFYNATSEHLSWQYLVNLSDQQRLKLSRAICNHLRQATANFRKIGFDYGQSTNNTERTNVGKSDEPEIHLTPPELAREIAEYAVGLIDPTGSRVHFGDPAVGTGAFYSALLQAISQKQVASAIGIDISIQQVAAAQWRWSHRGMEVIRGDYLHMERLPPRTLILANPPYLRHQGIPSKYKQELRERASVNMGMRVSARSGLYVYFLLLSHAWMKQDAVAAWLVPSEFMQTAYGAAIRHYLTHRVQLVRIHQFGHDDPQFENALVLPAVIAFRNHPPCVGQTAILSAGGTLGNPTTSERVRVEVLRREAKWFIPRRPLSKYRSSDVRIRDIFVVRRGIATGANDFFVMKREAAARLGIPKDALRPVLPKARTLETDIVEREADGYPQVYPQLCLLDYHLTEDEIRTQHPRLMEYLMTARGLGILDRYLVRQRHPWYKQEQREPAPFLCTYMGRRRADAPPIRFIWNKSDAVVTNTYLMLYPRAALARLLQDRPGVAAEMFALLQGTARETMSESWRVHAGGLYKIEPGELLDVRLSSSPPWLVQIVDSSLSLKASYG